In Stenotrophomonas sp. ASS1, the following proteins share a genomic window:
- the blaL1 gene encoding L1 family subclass B3 metallo-beta-lactamase, translating to MRFSLLAVTLAAVLPVAHASAAEAPLPQLRAYTVDASWLQPMAPLQIADHTWQIGTENLTALLVQTAEGAVLLDGGMPQMASHLLDNMKARGVAPQDLRLILLSHAHADHAGPVAELKRRSGAHVVANAESAVLLARGGSDDLHFGDGITYPPASADRIVMDGEVITVGGIAFTAHFMPGHTPGSTAWTWTDTREGKPVRIAYADSLSAPGYQLQGNARYPRLVDDYKRSFATVRALPCDVLLTPHPGASNWDYASGSKASAKALTCKAYADAAEQKFDAQLAKETAGAR from the coding sequence ATGCGTTTTTCCCTGCTCGCCGTCACACTGGCCGCTGTTCTTCCGGTCGCGCACGCCAGCGCCGCCGAGGCACCCCTGCCGCAGTTGCGGGCCTACACCGTGGATGCTTCCTGGCTGCAGCCGATGGCACCGCTGCAGATTGCTGACCACACCTGGCAGATCGGCACCGAGAACCTGACCGCATTGCTGGTGCAGACCGCCGAGGGCGCCGTGCTGCTGGACGGTGGCATGCCACAGATGGCCAGCCACCTGCTGGACAACATGAAGGCGCGCGGCGTGGCCCCGCAGGACCTGCGGCTGATCCTGCTCAGCCACGCGCATGCCGACCATGCCGGGCCGGTGGCTGAACTGAAGCGCCGTAGTGGCGCGCACGTGGTCGCCAACGCGGAATCGGCGGTGCTGCTGGCGCGTGGCGGCAGCGATGACCTGCACTTCGGCGATGGCATCACCTACCCGCCTGCCAGTGCAGACCGCATCGTCATGGATGGCGAAGTGATCACGGTGGGCGGCATCGCGTTCACTGCGCACTTCATGCCGGGGCACACCCCGGGCAGCACCGCGTGGACCTGGACCGATACCCGCGAGGGCAAGCCGGTGCGCATCGCCTATGCCGACAGCCTGAGTGCACCGGGCTACCAGCTGCAGGGCAATGCGCGCTATCCGCGCCTGGTCGATGACTACAAACGCAGCTTCGCGACGGTGCGGGCGTTGCCCTGTGACGTGTTGCTGACCCCTCATCCGGGTGCCAGCAACTGGGACTACGCCTCCGGCAGCAAGGCCAGCGCCAAGGCACTGACCTGCAAGGCCTACGCGGATGCGGCCGAACAGAAGTTCGACGCACAGCTGGCCAAGGAAACAGCCGGGGCCCGCTGA
- a CDS encoding ATP-binding protein yields MPSLSPRRPLVLLALIVVMAAIFLVDTVTDYAVAAACFYAAVILAASRVLATRGLISLAIASIALTALSFFLTRFGTYRIGLVNSVIGMLVIGITTYLALKMEAAKAAVQEAQGRLLRVARASTVGELTTSIAHEVNQPLAAIASSAEACQRWLAQDPPNVDKVRQTVARILADAHRAGDVIARIRGLTQGAAPERRAFDLNQAVEEMLALSRSELDQHGVAVALLLDADLPLVQADRVQVQQVIGNLILNAVDAMEAVPAADRRLSLLTRRDGQRVSLSVRDRGVGLPADHPERVFDAFWTTKSHGLGLGLSLSRSMIEANDGQIRAERPAGGGACFVFDLPIATERPHA; encoded by the coding sequence ATGCCATCGCTGTCGCCCCGTCGCCCGCTGGTGCTGCTGGCCCTGATCGTCGTGATGGCGGCGATCTTCCTGGTCGATACCGTCACCGACTACGCCGTGGCGGCGGCCTGCTTCTACGCAGCGGTCATCCTCGCCGCATCGCGCGTACTCGCCACGCGCGGGCTGATCAGCCTGGCCATCGCCTCCATCGCACTCACCGCCCTGAGCTTCTTCCTCACCCGCTTCGGCACCTACCGCATCGGCCTGGTCAACTCGGTGATCGGCATGCTGGTGATCGGCATCACCACCTACCTGGCGTTGAAGATGGAAGCGGCCAAAGCCGCAGTGCAGGAGGCACAGGGCCGCCTGCTGCGAGTGGCGCGCGCATCGACCGTGGGCGAGCTGACCACCTCCATCGCACATGAAGTGAACCAGCCGCTGGCGGCCATCGCCAGCAGCGCCGAAGCCTGCCAGCGCTGGCTGGCACAGGACCCACCGAACGTGGACAAGGTACGGCAGACCGTGGCCCGCATCCTGGCCGACGCGCATCGCGCCGGTGACGTGATCGCCCGCATCCGCGGCCTGACCCAGGGTGCCGCACCGGAACGGCGCGCCTTCGATCTGAACCAGGCGGTGGAGGAAATGCTGGCACTGTCGCGCAGCGAGCTGGACCAGCACGGCGTGGCCGTGGCCCTGCTGCTGGACGCCGACCTGCCACTGGTGCAGGCCGACCGCGTGCAGGTGCAGCAGGTGATCGGCAACCTGATCCTCAATGCGGTGGACGCGATGGAAGCCGTGCCCGCCGCCGACCGGCGCCTGTCGCTGCTGACCCGGCGTGACGGCCAGCGGGTCAGCCTCAGTGTGCGCGACCGTGGTGTCGGCCTGCCCGCCGATCATCCTGAGCGTGTGTTCGACGCGTTCTGGACCACCAAATCACACGGGCTGGGTCTCGGTCTCAGCCTGAGCCGTTCGATGATCGAGGCAAACGACGGCCAGATCCGTGCTGAGCGGCCGGCAGGTGGCGGCGCCTGCTTTGTGTTCGACCTGCCCATCGCCACGGAACGCCCTCATGCGTAA
- a CDS encoding DUF1697 domain-containing protein → MSVHVALLRAVNVGGTGKLPMVELVAMCEDAGFTDVRTYIASGNVVFRSGLDEAGVRKALGQRLQAYAGKPVGVLVRSAAEIAAVAAGNPFPHAAGNRVVALFVDEVLPADPLTGVTGLRDEQLALGTREIFVHYGDGMADSRLRIPYAQQGTARNLNTVGKLAAMAAALGQATSGGRGRR, encoded by the coding sequence ATGAGCGTGCATGTCGCACTGCTGCGAGCAGTCAATGTCGGAGGTACCGGCAAGCTGCCGATGGTTGAACTGGTGGCGATGTGCGAAGACGCCGGCTTCACCGACGTGCGCACCTATATCGCCAGCGGCAACGTGGTGTTCCGCAGCGGACTTGACGAAGCCGGCGTGCGGAAAGCTCTTGGCCAACGGCTGCAGGCCTATGCAGGAAAACCGGTGGGTGTGCTGGTGCGCTCGGCAGCCGAGATCGCGGCGGTTGCCGCCGGCAATCCGTTCCCACATGCCGCCGGCAATCGCGTGGTCGCGCTGTTCGTGGATGAGGTACTGCCCGCCGATCCCTTGACCGGGGTGACCGGCCTGCGCGATGAGCAGCTGGCGCTGGGTACCCGCGAGATCTTCGTCCACTATGGCGACGGCATGGCCGACTCGCGCCTGCGGATTCCCTATGCCCAGCAAGGCACCGCCCGCAACCTCAACACGGTCGGCAAGCTTGCGGCAATGGCCGCCGCGCTCGGCCAGGCCACCTCAGGCGGTAGAGGGCGGCGGTAG
- a CDS encoding RNA polymerase sigma factor yields the protein MSQPTLPRPPALPLVTSLVRHYEELVDYLHRRFRSPGLAREVVHDVCVRLLERPAAHDARQPIALLRRIAHDAAVDRCRAEDLRRHWVEPRAELPEGACERPGPERQAQGQQALQRLTASIERMPCRRQQVFILHKIHELPQAEVAQRMGIGLKAVERHLRLAMADCRLHGALR from the coding sequence ATGTCCCAGCCGACACTTCCCCGCCCACCTGCGCTGCCGCTGGTGACCTCGCTGGTGCGCCACTACGAGGAACTGGTGGACTACCTGCATCGCCGGTTCCGCTCGCCCGGGCTGGCCCGCGAAGTGGTGCACGATGTCTGTGTGCGCCTGCTGGAACGCCCGGCCGCGCATGACGCCCGCCAACCGATCGCGCTGCTGCGCAGGATCGCCCACGATGCGGCGGTCGACCGCTGCCGCGCCGAGGACCTGCGCCGGCACTGGGTAGAGCCCCGCGCCGAGCTTCCCGAAGGCGCCTGCGAGCGCCCCGGACCCGAGCGCCAGGCGCAGGGCCAGCAGGCGCTGCAGCGGCTGACCGCCAGCATCGAGCGCATGCCCTGCCGGCGGCAGCAGGTGTTCATCCTGCACAAGATCCACGAGCTGCCCCAGGCCGAGGTGGCGCAGCGGATGGGCATCGGCCTGAAGGCGGTGGAACGTCATCTGCGCCTGGCCATGGCCGACTGCCGGCTGCACGGTGCGCTGCGGTGA
- a CDS encoding DUF411 domain-containing protein — MNRSLSLGLLLGTVLATTACARAAEESPAAPVASQAPAAPIKASPSQVDPALPIAIVHKTASCGCCGIWVDHLKAEGFQVDVRNTDDMNPIKVRLGVPVGKASCHTAEIGGYVVEGHIPAEDIKRLLAERPAARGLVLPGMPAGSPGMEMPDGYVQPYTVELVRNDGTTEPFAQHGQGG; from the coding sequence ATGAACCGTTCTCTCTCCCTCGGCCTGCTGCTGGGCACCGTGCTGGCCACCACCGCCTGCGCGCGTGCTGCCGAAGAATCGCCTGCTGCGCCGGTTGCCAGCCAAGCCCCGGCGGCACCGATCAAGGCCAGCCCGTCGCAGGTGGATCCGGCACTGCCCATCGCCATCGTGCACAAGACCGCCAGCTGCGGCTGCTGCGGTATCTGGGTCGACCACCTGAAGGCCGAAGGCTTCCAGGTGGATGTGCGCAATACCGATGACATGAACCCGATCAAGGTCCGGCTGGGTGTGCCGGTCGGCAAGGCGTCCTGCCACACCGCCGAGATCGGTGGCTACGTGGTTGAAGGCCATATCCCGGCCGAGGACATCAAGCGACTGCTGGCGGAGCGGCCGGCAGCGCGCGGCCTGGTGTTGCCGGGCATGCCGGCCGGCTCGCCGGGCATGGAAATGCCGGACGGCTACGTGCAGCCGTACACCGTTGAACTGGTGCGCAACGATGGCACCACCGAGCCGTTCGCGCAGCACGGCCAGGGCGGCTGA
- a CDS encoding response regulator, with protein sequence MRKPAAPAADPAPIVYVIDDDPSVRAALEDLLASMGLQVRAFASTQAFLEHELEDAPACLVLDVRMPGQSGLEFHRTMGSHGLQLPVVFITGHGDIAMGVNAIKDGAIEFLTKPFRDQELLDAIHKGIEIDRQRRRDGEALDALQQRWNTLNAGEREVVDGVVRGRLNKQIAGDLGVSEITVKVRRAQVMRKMGARTLVDLVRMYDRLQAGSP encoded by the coding sequence ATGCGTAAGCCCGCTGCACCCGCCGCCGATCCAGCGCCCATCGTCTATGTGATCGACGACGATCCGTCGGTGCGCGCCGCGCTGGAAGACCTGCTCGCCTCGATGGGCCTGCAGGTACGGGCCTTCGCCTCCACCCAGGCGTTCCTCGAACACGAACTGGAAGATGCACCGGCCTGCCTGGTGCTGGACGTGCGCATGCCCGGCCAGAGCGGGCTGGAGTTCCATCGCACGATGGGCAGCCACGGCCTGCAGCTGCCGGTGGTGTTCATCACCGGCCACGGCGACATCGCGATGGGCGTCAACGCGATCAAGGACGGTGCCATCGAGTTCCTGACCAAGCCGTTCCGTGACCAGGAACTGCTCGATGCCATCCACAAGGGCATCGAGATCGACCGCCAGCGCCGTCGTGACGGCGAGGCGCTGGACGCCCTGCAGCAGCGCTGGAACACCCTCAACGCCGGCGAGCGCGAGGTGGTTGACGGTGTGGTACGCGGCCGCCTCAACAAGCAGATCGCCGGTGACCTCGGGGTCAGCGAGATCACCGTGAAGGTGCGCCGCGCGCAGGTGATGCGCAAGATGGGCGCGCGTACGCTGGTCGATCTGGTACGCATGTACGACCGCCTGCAGGCAGGTTCCCCATGA
- a CDS encoding FecR domain-containing protein: MSPASPDPAPPSAPAEPSAEDMLDQHREALKERFPLPGPEQLQRRRGGSGAKRVLPVLLLAAAALLLADPAWQVRDYQTAVGERRDIELPDGSRVLLDAGTHLQVRRHLRSRQVLLAQGHARFEVQHSAWRRFQVDAGPVQVRNYGTVFDVDRQGDLSEVTLWRGEVGVSVDGGGTEQRLKPGQRLLAQPGSLSPPEAVDPDRADWTTGRLQFDRMPLSEVLRILQRYHDRPIVLDDPALGPLQVSGVFDADRAETAVALLPEILPVQVHTAADGSLHLRARD; this comes from the coding sequence GTGAGCCCTGCATCACCCGATCCGGCACCGCCGTCGGCGCCCGCCGAACCGTCCGCCGAGGACATGCTCGACCAACACCGGGAGGCACTGAAGGAGCGTTTCCCGTTGCCAGGCCCGGAGCAGTTGCAGCGGCGGCGCGGCGGATCTGGCGCGAAACGGGTACTGCCGGTGCTGTTGCTGGCGGCTGCCGCGCTGCTGCTGGCCGACCCGGCCTGGCAGGTGCGTGACTACCAGACTGCCGTCGGCGAGCGCCGCGACATCGAGCTGCCGGACGGCAGCCGCGTGCTGCTCGACGCGGGAACCCACCTGCAGGTCCGTCGCCATCTGCGTTCGCGGCAGGTGCTGCTGGCGCAGGGCCATGCGCGCTTCGAGGTGCAGCATTCGGCGTGGCGCCGCTTCCAGGTTGATGCCGGGCCGGTACAGGTACGCAACTACGGCACGGTGTTCGATGTTGACCGCCAGGGCGATCTCAGTGAGGTCACGCTGTGGCGCGGCGAGGTCGGTGTCAGCGTGGATGGCGGCGGCACCGAGCAGCGGCTGAAGCCGGGGCAGCGCCTGCTGGCCCAGCCGGGGTCGCTGTCTCCTCCGGAAGCCGTGGATCCGGACCGGGCCGACTGGACCACCGGCCGGCTGCAGTTCGACCGCATGCCACTGAGCGAGGTGCTGCGCATCCTGCAGCGCTATCACGACCGTCCGATCGTGCTGGACGACCCAGCACTGGGTCCGCTGCAGGTGTCGGGTGTGTTCGATGCCGATCGTGCCGAGACGGCGGTCGCGCTGTTGCCGGAGATCCTGCCGGTCCAGGTGCATACCGCCGCCGACGGCAGCCTGCATCTGCGCGCCCGCGATTGA
- a CDS encoding TonB-dependent receptor, whose translation MTRPVPPAALRRLAPTLLAACLCAALPATAQTAASALVELHLPAGPLQTSLNSLARQSGIQLLFAADSVSGRNAPALDGRYTPHDALQRLLAGQGLAMQERSPGVFVVSAAPASPKPRAPARAASSAASPATTTSLARVTVSASTARMPQGETAMPNTITVLTREDIAQQLALGSDVSRVLSAQIPAFAPAREKMSNYGETMRGRGILYMVDGVPQSTPLRDGSRDSHTIDPAMIERIEVIHGANALQGIGGTGGIVNIITRSAPSEPGAFLLDTNVSYSSALPSRRDDNGQRGSALVGVRGEQFDLVAGLAYEKQGLYHDGEGRSIGTNAQGELMDSTSSNVFAKLGWNIAEGHRLQLMANRYELRGLDNYLAVNGDYRTGRPTISVPGDTPLEPPMNRSRSLTLDYSAADLLGGRFQAQAFAVDFEGRYGASQWDPWGNTGANAAWDQTQNESDKRGFKLTQSWARIADTTLDVTLGLDGLRDRTHQVLLASGMNWVPQTTYQSLSPLLQLHWWPTDHLMLSGGLRYEKGELEVGDYTTLPRYGARKVAGGKPTMSETLPNFGAVWYINDRLNAYASYSEGYTVADVGRVLRAINRDGQRVDNLIDLSPVVSDNREIGLEYDDGRFSGDIAYYTSESKLGSVLIYDPGIDAYAVQRQATRVEGFESNLRLRLSDSRLGLGYARANGRYDANVDGRLDSDLAGVNIAPNRLTAFWEQNWTPQLSTRLQASHAFDRDFDLRGARVAEFKGYTTVDLVARYTLDKHAFTLGVQNLANKQYISYYSQTTPSNPSYFSGRGRVVTLGWQYRY comes from the coding sequence ATGACCCGCCCTGTTCCGCCCGCCGCGCTGCGCCGGCTGGCCCCCACCCTGCTCGCCGCCTGCCTGTGTGCGGCGCTGCCCGCCACCGCGCAGACCGCTGCGTCCGCACTCGTCGAACTGCACCTGCCGGCCGGCCCGCTGCAAACTTCGCTCAACTCGCTGGCGCGCCAGAGTGGCATCCAGCTGCTGTTCGCCGCCGACAGCGTGAGCGGCCGCAACGCGCCCGCCCTCGACGGCCGCTACACCCCGCACGACGCCCTGCAGCGCCTGCTGGCCGGGCAAGGCCTGGCGATGCAGGAGCGCTCGCCGGGGGTGTTCGTGGTGAGTGCCGCGCCAGCATCGCCCAAGCCCCGCGCTCCGGCCCGGGCCGCGTCATCGGCAGCGTCCCCTGCCACGACCACTTCGCTGGCCCGCGTCACGGTATCGGCCTCGACCGCGCGCATGCCGCAGGGTGAGACTGCGATGCCCAACACCATCACCGTGCTGACCCGCGAGGACATCGCGCAGCAGCTGGCGCTGGGCTCGGATGTCTCGCGCGTGCTGTCGGCGCAGATCCCGGCGTTTGCCCCGGCGCGCGAGAAGATGTCCAACTACGGCGAAACCATGCGTGGCCGCGGCATCCTGTACATGGTCGACGGCGTGCCGCAGTCGACGCCGCTGCGCGATGGCTCACGTGATTCGCACACCATCGATCCGGCGATGATCGAACGCATCGAGGTCATCCACGGCGCCAACGCGCTGCAGGGCATCGGCGGTACCGGTGGCATCGTCAACATCATCACCCGCAGCGCGCCCAGCGAGCCCGGCGCCTTCCTGCTCGACACCAACGTCAGCTACAGCTCGGCCCTGCCCAGCCGCCGCGATGACAATGGACAGCGCGGCTCGGCACTGGTCGGCGTGCGCGGCGAGCAGTTCGATCTGGTGGCCGGCCTGGCCTATGAGAAGCAGGGCCTGTACCACGACGGTGAGGGCCGTTCGATCGGTACCAACGCCCAGGGCGAACTGATGGATTCGACCTCGTCGAACGTGTTCGCCAAGCTGGGCTGGAACATTGCCGAGGGCCACCGCCTGCAGCTGATGGCCAACCGCTACGAGCTGCGCGGGCTGGACAACTACCTGGCGGTGAACGGTGATTACCGCACCGGCCGCCCGACCATTTCGGTGCCCGGCGATACCCCGCTGGAGCCGCCGATGAACCGCTCGCGTTCGTTGACGCTGGACTACAGCGCCGCCGACCTGCTCGGTGGCCGCTTCCAGGCGCAGGCCTTCGCGGTGGACTTCGAAGGCCGCTATGGCGCCAGCCAGTGGGATCCGTGGGGTAACACCGGCGCCAACGCCGCCTGGGACCAGACCCAGAACGAATCGGACAAGCGCGGCTTCAAGCTGACCCAGAGCTGGGCCCGCATCGCCGACACCACGCTGGACGTGACCCTGGGCCTGGACGGCCTGCGCGATCGCACCCACCAGGTGCTGCTGGCCAGTGGCATGAACTGGGTGCCGCAGACCACCTACCAGAGCCTGTCGCCGCTGCTGCAGCTGCACTGGTGGCCGACCGACCACCTGATGCTGTCCGGCGGCCTGCGCTACGAAAAGGGCGAGCTGGAAGTAGGCGACTACACCACCCTGCCCCGCTACGGCGCACGCAAGGTGGCTGGCGGCAAGCCGACCATGAGCGAGACCCTGCCCAACTTCGGCGCGGTCTGGTACATCAATGACCGCCTCAACGCCTACGCCTCGTATTCGGAAGGCTACACCGTGGCCGACGTCGGCCGTGTGCTGCGTGCAATCAATCGCGACGGCCAACGCGTCGACAATCTCATCGACCTGTCACCGGTGGTGTCGGACAACCGCGAGATCGGCCTGGAGTACGACGATGGCCGCTTCAGCGGCGACATCGCCTACTACACGTCCGAATCCAAGCTCGGCTCGGTGCTGATCTACGATCCGGGCATCGATGCCTATGCGGTGCAGCGCCAGGCCACGCGCGTGGAGGGCTTCGAAAGCAACCTGCGCCTGCGCCTGAGCGACAGCCGGCTGGGCCTGGGCTACGCGCGCGCCAACGGCCGCTACGACGCCAACGTCGATGGGCGTCTCGACAGCGACCTGGCTGGCGTCAACATCGCGCCAAACCGGCTGACGGCATTCTGGGAACAGAACTGGACGCCGCAGCTGAGCACCCGCCTGCAGGCCAGCCACGCCTTCGACCGCGACTTCGACCTGCGTGGCGCGCGGGTGGCGGAGTTCAAGGGTTACACCACGGTGGACCTGGTCGCACGCTACACGCTGGACAAGCACGCCTTCACGCTGGGCGTGCAGAACCTGGCGAACAAGCAGTACATCAGCTACTACTCGCAGACCACGCCGTCGAACCCGAGCTATTTCTCGGGCCGTGGCCGGGTGGTGACGCTGGGGTGGCAGTACCGGTACTGA
- a CDS encoding low temperature requirement protein A produces MSTRLRLPALRQRDGHHARVTYEELFFDLVYVFAVTQLSHHLLHHLDLAGVLQTLVLWFAVWLGWQYACWVSNWFDPEAPRIRGLLFATMLLALLMSSSIPEAFADRAWVFAGAYATMQVGRTAFVLFEVGRTHPLAPNFRRMLAWVSVSACFWLAGAAAEGNTRLALWAVAVACEYVSPMFGFAFPGLGRSHTREWTIEGGHLAERCQLFVIVALGETLLATGGVLSEVEQWSGAVVSAVLATFAGTIAMWWLYFGISSRDATEAISHAEDPGRMGANFHYVHALLIAGIIATAVGNDLVMDHPHAAVTPVYAAVLVAGPLIYLLGSALYKRVVYGRAPYSHLIGAVALGVMGFVLPQTHLLTAGWLTSAVLLAVGLMDTRLKHRLQRA; encoded by the coding sequence ATGAGTACACGACTGCGATTGCCAGCCCTGCGCCAGCGCGATGGCCACCATGCGCGCGTGACCTACGAAGAGCTGTTCTTCGACCTGGTCTACGTGTTCGCGGTCACCCAGCTTAGCCACCACCTGCTGCATCACCTGGATCTGGCCGGCGTGCTGCAGACGCTGGTGCTGTGGTTTGCGGTGTGGCTGGGCTGGCAGTACGCCTGCTGGGTCAGCAACTGGTTCGATCCGGAGGCACCGCGCATCCGCGGCCTGCTGTTTGCCACCATGCTGCTGGCCTTGTTGATGTCCTCGTCCATTCCCGAGGCGTTCGCCGACCGTGCCTGGGTGTTCGCCGGCGCCTACGCCACCATGCAGGTCGGGCGTACCGCCTTCGTGCTGTTCGAGGTTGGCCGCACGCACCCGCTGGCGCCGAACTTCCGCCGCATGCTGGCCTGGGTGAGCGTGTCGGCCTGCTTCTGGCTGGCAGGTGCGGCAGCCGAGGGCAATACGCGGTTGGCGCTGTGGGCGGTGGCAGTGGCGTGCGAATACGTCTCACCGATGTTCGGCTTCGCGTTCCCGGGGCTGGGTCGTTCGCACACCCGCGAGTGGACCATCGAGGGCGGGCACCTGGCCGAGCGCTGCCAGCTGTTCGTCATCGTCGCGCTGGGCGAGACGCTGCTGGCGACCGGTGGCGTGCTCAGCGAGGTCGAACAGTGGAGTGGGGCGGTGGTGTCCGCAGTGCTCGCCACCTTCGCCGGTACGATCGCCATGTGGTGGCTGTACTTCGGCATCTCCAGCCGCGATGCCACCGAGGCCATCAGCCATGCTGAAGACCCCGGGCGGATGGGCGCCAACTTCCACTACGTGCATGCGCTGCTGATCGCCGGGATCATCGCTACGGCGGTGGGCAATGACCTGGTCATGGACCACCCGCACGCTGCGGTGACGCCGGTGTATGCGGCCGTGCTGGTGGCCGGCCCGTTGATCTACCTGCTGGGCAGCGCGCTGTACAAGCGGGTGGTGTACGGGCGCGCACCGTACTCGCATCTGATCGGTGCAGTGGCACTGGGTGTGATGGGTTTCGTATTGCCGCAGACCCATCTGCTGACCGCTGGCTGGTTGACCAGCGCGGTGCTGCTGGCGGTGGGATTGATGGATACGCGGTTGAAGCACCGCCTGCAACGGGCGTGA